A genomic stretch from Halichoerus grypus chromosome 5, mHalGry1.hap1.1, whole genome shotgun sequence includes:
- the LRIF1 gene encoding ligand-dependent nuclear receptor-interacting factor 1 isoform X3, whose translation MASTLEKVTQERNDKNHSQGGSNKASYLKNDAEFKKIFGLTKDLRVCLTRIPDHLGSGEGFDSFSSLVKSDTYKETELIVKEEKKKQGFDKKRKAKTVKKMDHTKKRKTESVYNTAINGGTNVNNSQLVNTILPTSDVSRHNILTSRNKTREEKRTEVERYTPENQEKGTLSSNAAFEQSHSFNKNYTEDIFPMTPPELEETIRDEKIRRLKQVLREKEAALEEMRKKMHQK comes from the exons ATGGCATCAACATTAGAAAAAGTTActcaagaaagaaatgacaagaacCATTCCCAAGGAGGAAGCAATAAGGCATCATATCTGAAGAATgatgcagaatttaaaaaaatatttggtctCACTAAAGATTTGAGAGTGTGCCTTACTCGGATTCCTGATCATTTGGGCTCTGGAGAAGGTTTTGATTCCTTTAGCAGTTTGGTGAAGAGTGATACTTACAAAGAGACTGAGTTGAtagtgaaggaagaaaagaaaaaacag GGTtttgataagaaaagaaaagcaaaaaccgTTAAGAAGATGGATcacacaaagaagagaaaaactgagagtgTATATAACACAGCTATAAATGGAGGAACTAATGTCAACAATTCCCAACTCGTCAACACTATTTTACCAACTTCGGATGTATCACGCCATAACATTCTCACAAGCCGCAACAaaaccagagaagaaaagagaactgagGTTGAACGCTATACCCCTGAGAACCAGGAAAAAGGCACATTGAGTTCAAATGCAGCTTTTGAACAAAgtcattcttttaataaaaattatactgaAGATATTTTCCCCATGACACCACCAGAGTTAGAAGAAACCATTCgagatgaaaaaataagaagactTAAGCAGGtgctgagagagaaagaagcagctcTTGAAGAAATGCGTAAGAAgatgcaccaaaaataa